A genomic window from Flavobacterium sp. I3-2 includes:
- the ligA gene encoding NAD-dependent DNA ligase LigA, translating to MDVLKEIENLRNELSEHNYNYYVLDNPTISDFEFDTKLKQLQDFEAKHPEFFDENSPTQRVGGAITKNFPTIVHEHRMYSLENSYSKEDLLDWEQRIQKVLGDVPVQFVCELKYDGASISISYENGKLVRAVTRGDGFQGDEVTNNIKTIKSVPLQLKGNYSEKFDIRGEIVLPFAGFEKMNQELIEIGETPYSNPRNTASGSLKLQDSAEVAKRPLECLLYNFVGVNNVLGNQFNALEKAREFGFKVPTQSVLANSMDEVFAFIEKWDHERHHLPYETDGVVIKVNDFFQQEELGFTAKNPRWAIAYKFKAEQVSTKLNEITYQVGRTGAITPVANLEPVQLAGTIVKRASLHNADQIEKLDIRINDMVFVEKGGEIIPKIVGVNLDARSADSQPTVYIQNCPECGTSLVRKDGEAQHYCPNYYGCPPQIIGRIEHFISRKAMDIDGLGGETITLLFKNRLVENYADLYELKKEQIIPLERMAEKSAENLVNSVEASKQIPFERVLYALGIRFVGETVAKKLANHYKNIDELMLAKYDDLVNVDEIGDKIALSLRSFFKNDANLEIINRLKAYGIQFEIEEKESTQVSDKFAGMIMVVSGKFEKFSRDEIKQKIEDYGGKNGSSITGKTSIVVAGADMGPSKLEKATKLGIPIWSEEDFINQL from the coding sequence ATGGATGTTTTAAAAGAAATTGAAAACTTAAGAAATGAATTAAGCGAGCATAACTATAATTATTATGTGCTTGATAATCCTACGATTTCTGATTTTGAGTTCGATACTAAACTTAAGCAATTACAAGATTTTGAAGCAAAACATCCTGAGTTTTTTGATGAAAATTCGCCAACGCAAAGAGTTGGTGGAGCTATAACTAAAAATTTCCCTACGATTGTTCACGAGCATCGTATGTATTCTTTAGAGAATTCATATTCTAAAGAAGATTTGTTGGATTGGGAACAACGCATCCAAAAAGTTTTGGGAGATGTTCCTGTGCAATTTGTTTGTGAATTAAAATACGATGGAGCTTCGATTTCTATTAGTTATGAAAACGGAAAGTTAGTTCGAGCGGTGACACGTGGCGATGGTTTTCAAGGTGATGAAGTAACGAATAATATCAAAACCATAAAATCGGTTCCGTTGCAATTAAAAGGAAATTATTCTGAAAAATTTGATATTCGTGGAGAAATTGTTCTTCCGTTTGCCGGATTTGAAAAAATGAATCAAGAATTGATTGAAATTGGTGAAACACCTTATTCAAATCCTAGAAATACAGCTTCAGGAAGTTTAAAACTACAAGATAGTGCTGAAGTTGCCAAACGTCCGTTAGAATGTTTGTTGTATAATTTTGTTGGTGTGAATAATGTTTTGGGAAATCAATTCAATGCGTTAGAAAAAGCACGCGAATTTGGTTTTAAAGTACCAACACAATCTGTACTTGCCAATTCTATGGATGAAGTTTTTGCTTTCATTGAAAAATGGGACCACGAACGACATCATTTACCTTATGAAACCGATGGTGTAGTTATCAAAGTGAATGATTTCTTCCAACAAGAAGAACTTGGTTTTACAGCTAAAAATCCACGTTGGGCAATCGCTTATAAATTTAAAGCTGAACAAGTTTCTACGAAATTAAACGAAATTACGTATCAAGTCGGACGAACCGGAGCGATAACTCCCGTGGCAAATTTAGAACCGGTTCAATTGGCTGGAACTATTGTAAAACGTGCTTCTTTACATAATGCCGACCAAATCGAAAAGTTAGATATTCGTATAAATGATATGGTTTTTGTTGAAAAAGGCGGTGAAATTATTCCTAAAATTGTTGGCGTTAATTTAGATGCGCGTTCAGCAGATTCACAACCGACGGTTTATATTCAAAATTGTCCGGAATGCGGAACAAGCTTGGTTCGTAAAGATGGCGAAGCGCAGCATTATTGTCCGAATTATTATGGATGTCCACCGCAAATTATCGGTAGAATCGAGCATTTTATTTCGCGTAAAGCGATGGATATCGATGGACTTGGTGGAGAAACAATTACACTTTTGTTCAAAAATAGATTGGTCGAAAATTATGCAGATTTGTATGAATTGAAGAAAGAGCAAATCATTCCGTTAGAACGCATGGCTGAAAAATCGGCTGAGAATTTGGTAAATAGCGTTGAAGCCTCTAAACAAATTCCGTTTGAACGCGTTTTGTATGCTTTAGGAATTCGATTTGTTGGAGAAACGGTTGCAAAAAAATTGGCTAATCATTATAAAAATATAGATGAATTGATGCTTGCAAAATATGATGATTTGGTTAATGTTGATGAAATCGGTGATAAAATTGCATTGAGTCTTCGTAGTTTCTTTAAGAATGATGCGAATCTAGAAATCATTAACCGATTGAAAGCTTATGGAATTCAATTTGAAATTGAAGAAAAAGAAAGCACACAAGTTTCTGATAAATTTGCAGGCATGATTATGGTGGTTTCAGGGAAATTCGAAAAGTTTTCACGTGATGAAATCAAACAGAAAATTGAAGATTACGGTGGTAAAAACGGAAGTTCTATAACAGGAAAAACTTCGATTGTGGTTGCAGGTGCCGACATGGGACCTTCAAAACTTGAAAAAGCTACTAAGCTAGGAATTCCAATTTGGAGTGAAGAAGATTTTATTAATCAATTATAA